GATCTGCCTTTCGGGCGTTATCTTCGGAAGACCGACGCCGACGATTATTACTCCGGATAATCTGTCACCAGTAAGATCTATACCTTCGCCAAAATGGCCGCCGAGCACCGCTGCCCCCAGAAGACATCCCTCGCTTGCTTCAGAGAAGCACTGAAGGAAGTTATCTTTATCTTCTTTTGTCATGTTAGGTCTTTGAAGGATCAGCTTTCTTTCCATATTATCGAGCTTTGTATTCTCATCGAATATCTTCTGAACGCGCGAACAGACATTATTCATGAATTCAAAGGAAGGGAAGAAGACCATATAGTTTCCTCTTCTGTTTATGATCTCATCGCAGATTCTCTTAGCGGTTCTGTCAGTATTAAGAGCCCTTTCCTTATAGACAGTACTGATAGAAGTATCGATCAGTATCTCAAGATTTTCGGGAGGGAAAGGCGAAGCGAGCTCGATGCTCCTGCAGTAATCGGCATCCTTTCCGACTAATACGTTCCTGTAATATTCATAAGGGGAAAGGGTGGCCGAGAAGAATATGACCGGCATCTTATCCTTTATTATCTTATCGAGCTTGTCGGAACTGTCGAGACAGGTAAGATTTATCCTGATGTCACCCTGTTCCTTTGAAACGCTGCATATGTATGAATCGTTGAAATACTGCTCAAATACGGTAAGAAAGAATCTTGCTTCGAAGAAGTATTCCATCGCAGTCTCGCGAAGTTCACCCTGCGGGAGAGAATCAAGAATAGGAGAGAGGAGCCTTACGGATCTCCACAGGAGTGCATAGAAATTCTTCGGCATCTGGCGCATGCCTTCCCATCGTTCTGTCAGAAGGACTTTCTGTTCATCGGCTTCCTCGTTGATCTTAAATGAAGACTGATTAACGCTCATGCTCTGATCGACTATCTTAAAGTACTGGTCAAGCCTTTGAAGATAGCTTTCGACCTTGGCATCTATGCCTTTGAACTGCTTCATCATCTTCTGCAGAAGTGATAGGTTAAACGATGCACTGTACATCTCTCTTGATCTGTCGACCATATTATGAGCCTCGTCGATAAGGAGCGTATTGTTAAGATCTGCATCTTCCGAGAATGCACGTACCAGGCTGACCCTGGGATCGAAAGCATGATTATAGTCACCTATGACTATCGTACAGTAATTCATTACATCAAGTGAGAGTTCATGCGGACAAAGACAGTATTTCATAGCTATGGACGAAATGAGCTCAGGTGTTATATCGTCATGCATCAAAGCTTCTGAAAGTGCAGGCCTCAAGCGTGAATAATACCCGTCAGAATATTTGCAGAACTTGGCATCACACTTTTTCTTATAAAAGCACATGCTCTCCTTGGAAGCGAGAAGGATCGATCTGATGATGAGACCGTTCTTTCGTATATCGTCGATTGCTTTGGCAGCAACCGATCTCGTAGCTGTTTTGGCAGTAAGATAGAAGATCTTGTCGTATCTGCCTTTAAGAAGACC
The window above is part of the Ruminococcaceae bacterium KH2T8 genome. Proteins encoded here:
- a CDS encoding DNA excision repair protein ERCC-2, coding for MHEISVSVTSLAEFVSRTGNLSSGSFSGVSGIEGTRLHQRIFSDLKKQYGEEMTTEYTLKDTYEYNGLSLLVSGRADVILTNEDHIIEIKSFGSTKDSYAKLVRPEHEAQLQIYAYLYMEQNDLDEVAITLRYVSITTLECYEDTQNITYDEARSIYEHHCTEYLDFAMKLMDYSDSMIRSIRDMKFPYPEIRPGQAKLMKQTLLSLTSKEVLFALAPTGTGKTISTLYPAIKGLLKGRYDKIFYLTAKTATRSVAAKAIDDIRKNGLIIRSILLASKESMCFYKKKCDAKFCKYSDGYYSRLRPALSEALMHDDITPELISSIAMKYCLCPHELSLDVMNYCTIVIGDYNHAFDPRVSLVRAFSEDADLNNTLLIDEAHNMVDRSREMYSASFNLSLLQKMMKQFKGIDAKVESYLQRLDQYFKIVDQSMSVNQSSFKINEEADEQKVLLTERWEGMRQMPKNFYALLWRSVRLLSPILDSLPQGELRETAMEYFFEARFFLTVFEQYFNDSYICSVSKEQGDIRINLTCLDSSDKLDKIIKDKMPVIFFSATLSPYEYYRNVLVGKDADYCRSIELASPFPPENLEILIDTSISTVYKERALNTDRTAKRICDEIINRRGNYMVFFPSFEFMNNVCSRVQKIFDENTKLDNMERKLILQRPNMTKEDKDNFLQCFSEASEGCLLGAAVLGGHFGEGIDLTGDRLSGVIIVGVGLPKITPERQILSNYYSEKFGDGFAFAYRYPGWEKVLQAVGRVIRTEEDTGFALLIDERLDKPEYLMLYPENWKV